gagaacagcgggtgtagcggagaatcgccattttgggtgtccccggcgattctccggcctgcgccgcgcagaactcgacggggccgtttgggtgaatcgcaggagggcgtcggaccagcgtcacagggaaaaatggcgcgccaggggattttcccaaccggcgtgggagcggagaatcgcgcccactgttccTGTTCTATTCTCAAAGACCTGCTTCAACACCAGGATCTGAAGACTTAAAACTGTTCCATTCGGAGAGAACCTTTCAGGTTTCCTCTTTACATGAATcttcagtgtgtttggaactgcCAAACAGATGACACTGGCTGACGTAAACACCACTGTAATTAGCTTTctattgttctgggccagggtttagagaaccctaaagcttatcatggagttcacctgacccacaacgtttaatagattgtggttatggggagcacacgggcttaccttacaggtgtagtgcaacagagaactaaagtacttttaaattaaaacaatgtttatttaagaaaccagttgacactttataaacccacagtaaacatcttaacaacgatCAAcagcaataaatcccccaaagaatacagtactctataaataactcttaaactttccttttaacatccataagacaaaaagaaccctttgcacagaaatacatcaggtttcacttcactactgagaacagttaccacgttgaaatcaccaaatggacatttATAAGctggcagagattcatacacatcttgctgtgactgcagcttctccaaatctaaaacaaaactataaaacacagacacacccaagcttttcctcaaagcgaaacgaaaaagcagagccagagctcagctccacccacactctgacatcactgcagccacttgagcagacaaacatttcttaaagtgacattcccatgacactattCACCCTTTGTTTTTTACTTGTTCATCCCACTTGATAATATCAGGTCACATGGGAATCTTTTGTAATCTAAGGATATCATAATCAGGAAACTGATAACCTTCTTTCAGAATACTCCTTAGCTCacttctgtcttaaagagacatcgcacaaaaagaaaaaaacatgCTTTCCAAAGCACTTGGGCTATCACATACTTGTATAAGTCTGTGACACTCCAAAAGTTACTGTTAGCAATTCCTCTGATCCACCAGTGGTCTTTATCTCAGTTAATCAAGCCAGAGATGGAGAAATAGTCTCTCAACCAGGTTACCAGTGAATAGAGGAAGAACTCCAACCGCCAATCAATGCTCCCACCCCACCTTcaccaacccctctccccagcagtctGCACAAGTATCGGGGACATTAAGAACAATGTCATCCCTAACAATTGAGTGGTAGGTCAAGTAACCTTTTCTCCTTACTTCCGCTCCTTTCAGCCATGGCTTGCCCAATTTACCAAAATGATTTAACACCAACTGCAATGATAACTTTGACGTGTGTCTTGTGGATGAATCAGGGTTAATGTGCCAGTGACAACCCTCCCTCCCATTCtgtatgatggcacagtggttagcactgctgcctcacagcatcagagacccggtttcaattccggccttgggtggctggctgcatggagtttgcacattctcccagtgcctgcgtgggtttccgccccagtccaaagatgtgcgggttcggtggagttACGGGTTTatcaggatagggcaggggagtgggcctgggtagggtgctctttcaaagggtcagtgcagactcgatgggtcgactgGCCTGCTTCTGCACAGTATGCATTCTATGGATTGTATGTACCGGATCAAATCTAGTTCATCACGCACTTTAGTGGCATGAACTTGAGAGTATTAAGGCTGAACCTTCTTAAAAATCTGATGTATTTATTGTTGTAAACATTAGCAAAAGCATTCAGACCGTTAAGAGCCTCCAGTCTTTGTCTCGATCAGTATTTCGGAACAAATCTTCTCAAACCTCCGTTTACTCAACAGTTCCTGAGCAGCATTAATCCCAGTGAAGTGCAACGTTCCCCAGAACTCAGCGTCTTCATCTGGTACACTCAACAGCTCCTTCTTGGAAATGTAAGGATCTGGGATGTGGAAGAATATGTCATATAGAGCCTTGTCATACTGCGTATGAGCCAGGTATGAGCACAACTGGACATGTTGCAAAGCAGGCGTTTCCAGGTGCGCTGGCTCCGACTCCCTTGCCGGGTTTGGAGACTCTGGAGATTGTTTTGTGCTAATTGGAGCGGAGAGAGGAATGTTCTGAATCTGCCAGTAAGGCGAGTACCAAAAGTAGTAATTAGGCGGACCATCAAGAGGTGAAGTGTAGAAGTGAAACTCGGGTCTGTTATTATTCGGCAGCATATAAGATTGCAGGTGCATAAACCTGATATTTTTATTCAGGCCTCTTCTACCTATCGGTTTAACGGGTCTTGGATTGGAGGGAGTTTTCACACCGGGCACCTCAGGTGTTGATGATGCTTCAGCAGTGCCTAGATTGGACCAAGTGCTCATACGTGTGGCGGAAATTTTCACATCAGTCACGACATCTGCGGATGCTCCACTCGAGGTCTGATGCATGGCAGTGGGAACCGTAACAATGGAGCGGCCCTCATCCAACACGGAGATTCCCTGGGGTAACCACTTTCTAAATATATCCTCTGCAATCCTCACCCGTGACTTTACAATTCTGATGGCCACATCTTTGAGGGAAGAAGACTTTCCTTTTGTCTGAATATTTGGGGAGAAGACATTCCTTGGAAGAGGGCTGATAGGTCTGGGTCCATCAACTGAGCAGCGGGCAGCCTTCAAAAGAGGAAAATTAATGAGTACCGAACATTTCAATTTATTGAAAATTATGAATGACATACATGGAAGTAAAAAGATGATTTATGTTGGAAAAATGATGTATAAAGTAAGCAACATTTAGATAGgggccgcatggtggcacagtggttggcactgctgcctcgcagttccatggtcccgggttcaattcagacttgggtgactgtgtggagtttgcaccttctcccatgcCGGTgtagattttctccgggtgctccgttttcctcgcacagaccaaatatgtgcaattatgtggattagccatgataaatgcgtggggttacggggatatgacgGAGGAGTGGGCCTCGGAAGAGAGCTCTTTTAgaaggccggtgcagattcgatgagcctaatggcctccttctgccctgtagggattctatggattgtatAGAACATTTAGACACAACATATTATCTCTGGCAGTGAATCTCCTAACTCAGGACTGTCCAGTACACCAAGATTGCTGAAGCTTTCTTGATCATTTTGCCTCGCTTGTCATTTGATCACTGTATTTGAAAGACATACATTTATAAACGATCCTTTGTCAAACTCaggttccaaagcactttacagccaagtgTCATCACTGCTGAAGTCCTTTCCTTCCGTTAAGCAATGATTACAGATTGCAACAACTCGCTGGTTAAATTATGTCACCTGTGGCTCTTTTGCCAGTCAACTTAAACCTCTGTCGTTGTGATACCAATCTTTCTGCCACTGGAAATAGTCCCTGCTCTTTTACACTGTTAAAACCACCCATTCATctccatcaaatttcctctcaatcttctcagttccaaggagaacaatcccagctttttCAGTCTCCATGTAACTAAAGCCTCTCATTTCTGTTTCCAGCCTAGTAAATCGCTTTTGCATCCTCTCTAAGGTTTTTGCACCCTTCCCAaagtgcggtgcccagaattgaaTATAATTACTGAAGTGGGGGCTTaaccagagaatttacagtgcagaaggaggccattcggcccatcgaaactgcaccagcccacgtctccacccaataactccaccaatctttgctaACCAGTGTTAGCAGGAGAGGACTATCagacaggaatgggccattcagtccctcaggcCTTGTCAGCCCTTTCTTTTTTTGCTTTTGTATTTGATGCCTCTATTTAAAAATCCCCAAGGATTGCAGGCAACATAACTTGTCCTGCCATCTTGAAAGATGTATTTGTGCAGCCAAGAACCCTTTGTTCCAGCACCTTTTAAATTGTACCATTTATTTTATGTTCTCTCTCCTTATTTTTCCTACAAATGTAGAATtacaacaatgcagaaggaggacattcggcccatcgagtttgcaccaacactctgaaagtgcaccctacctagacccacttcccTGACCTAGTCCCATAataccacctaaccttcacatctttggacacgaaggggcaattttagcatggccaatccacctaacctgcacatctttggactgtgggagtaaattggagaacccggaggaaacccacacagacacggggagcacgtgcaaactccacacagtgacccaaggccggaattggaccggttccctggcactatgaagcagcagtactaaccactgtgtcaccataccgCCATTTTCTGACCAAATGCACTGCTCCACATTTGTCTAGACTAAATTTAATCTGCTTTAATTCCTCTTACAGTCTGTTACCTTTCTTCCACATTGTTTATTACAATTCCAATTCCAAGTTTAATTTAATCTGCAAACATTGAACTAAACTCCATACACAAAGTTTAGGCCTTTAATATATGTCAAACAAAAGCAGTGATTCCAATGTTGATTACTGGGGAACACCACTCTATACTTCCCTCCAGTCTAAAAATAACCATTCACCATCACTCTCTGCTCTCTGTTCCATAGTCAATGTCCCTGCTGACATTGTCGCTTTGATTTTGCTAATAGATATGTTAAACAGAACTTATTCAAACACCTTTTGAAAATCTACAAACAAAACATCAAACACACAATTCTCATCAATCTTCTCAAGTACTTCATCAAAGAACCCAACCAAGTTAGTCAAACACAATCTGCCTGCCAAATTATTAGATGAATGCTAACTTCCTCCTATTTACCTCTTTTCCAAATGCCAATTAGCCTTTTTCTGTTTTATTCTATCTAAAGATATCCTAACTATCAACATTACAGTGACTGGTATAATATCCTCCCCATTGTATCGTTGCTCCGTTTGTCACTtgccatttttttttaaaacaaggctTATAACATCTGGAATAATCCTCTGGACTAACACCAACTTGGAATGTTGTGGCCAAACCCTCCATAATTTCACTCTTAATTCCCACAGTAACCTCAACCTGTCAAAACTCTACCTCAAGCACTGGATGCCTTTTAAATACCCCATCCTTGACTATTTCTAATACTACTCCTACCTCTTCCTATACTGCTACATTGACAACACACTTTATCCATAATCTAATTTAGAGATCAGTTGGGATCACTAGTCATGAGTGATCTTTTTGTCTCACTTACTGCGGGGTATTTTCTATGATTCCAAAAAGAGGTGAAGGAACTGCTGGCCACCGTAGGTATCTGGTTATCGCTAGGAGTACTCTGCTTTGACATTTGGTTTCCCATCTTGTTCCTAGAAATAAAGGAATATTTTCAGAGCTACGTGCCATGTGgtgggaggtcttgtggcacaggtcGGTAGCGGCCCTACCTTTGGGCCACCTTAGgacggatattttggccttggagggagtgcaatataaATTTACAAAAAATATACCTGTATTACAGGGGTCGGGTTACACGGAGAGATTATTCAAATGAGACCAGTTTTCGCTATAATTTAGAAGGATaggggggtgatctgatcgaagaattcaagatattaacagggaaagacagggtagataaagaaaaTCTATTTCTACTGGTTGGaggttctaaaactagggggcataatcTAAAAATTAGGACAAGGCCAtttaggagagatgttaggaagaacctcttcacttaaaagggtggtagagatttggaactctatcccacaaacagcagtggaaGCTAGATCAGtccattttaaatctgaggtagataAGTTTTTGGTCAGTAAAGGTATTAAGGTATatgagccaaaggcaggtatatggagttaggtcagagatcagccatgatctcattgaatggcgggacaggctcaagaggctgaatggcctactcctgtttctatgttccgagacatccaggtt
This region of Scyliorhinus torazame isolate Kashiwa2021f chromosome 18, sScyTor2.1, whole genome shotgun sequence genomic DNA includes:
- the LOC140394819 gene encoding uncharacterized protein; translated protein: MGNQMSKQSTPSDNQIPTVASSSFTSFWNHRKYPAAARCSVDGPRPISPLPRNVFSPNIQTKGKSSSLKDVAIRIVKSRVRIAEDIFRKWLPQGISVLDEGRSIVTVPTAMHQTSSGASADVVTDVKISATRMSTWSNLGTAEASSTPEVPGVKTPSNPRPVKPIGRRGLNKNIRFMHLQSYMLPNNNRPEFHFYTSPLDGPPNYYFWYSPYWQIQNIPLSAPISTKQSPESPNPARESEPAHLETPALQHVQLCSYLAHTQYDKALYDIFFHIPDPYISKKELLSVPDEDAEFWGTLHFTGINAAQELLSKRRFEKICSEILIETKTGGS